From Petrotoga mexicana DSM 14811:
AGCTGCTCTTGCTCTTCTTAAATCACTATGAGGTAAATCTAGAACTCTTTGATCATTTGTGAATGAATGAACGGTTGTTAACAAACCTCTTTTAATTTTTAATTTGTCGTTTAGCACCTTTATAACCGGTGCAATTGAGTTGGTTGTACAAGATGCATTTGAAATAACTTCCATCTGCGGAGTGATGACATTGTCATTTACTCCCATAACTACTGTTGCATCTACTTCACCTTTTGCTGGAGCGGTTATTATAACTTTCTTAGCACCAGCTTTTAGATGTGCTGAAGCCTTTTCTTTGTTTCTAAATACGCCTGTAGATTCAATAACTATTGAGACACCTAGATTAGACCAGGGAAGGTTAGCGGGATCTTTTTCTGCGAAAACTTTGATTTCTTTCCCATTAACCTTTAAACCATTGTCAACTACCTCTACCGTTCCATTGAATTTTCCGTGAACGGAGTCATACTTTAAAAGTGTTCCTAAGGTTTTTGAATCTGTAAGATC
This genomic window contains:
- the gap gene encoding type I glyceraldehyde-3-phosphate dehydrogenase codes for the protein MAVKIGINGFGRIGRLVFRQLVENPNFEVVAINDLTDSKTLGTLLKYDSVHGKFNGTVEVVDNGLKVNGKEIKVFAEKDPANLPWSNLGVSIVIESTGVFRNKEKASAHLKAGAKKVIITAPAKGEVDATVVMGVNDNVITPQMEVISNASCTTNSIAPVIKVLNDKLKIKRGLLTTVHSFTNDQRVLDLPHSDLRRARAAALNIIPTTTGAAKAVGLVIPELKGKLDGMALRVPTPDGSISDLTVEVEKSTTVEEVNKMMKDAVENELKGLFEYNEEPIVSSDIVGSTVAGIFDATLTNVIDGTFVKVCAWYDNENGYSTTVVKLAEKLAKML